The proteins below are encoded in one region of Fodinibius salinus:
- the tsaD gene encoding tRNA (adenosine(37)-N6)-threonylcarbamoyltransferase complex transferase subunit TsaD produces the protein MNILGIESSCDETAAAVYTDDGLQSNIIASQAVHEQYGGVVPELASRAHHKTIWRTVQQAIDEAGITLSDVDAVAVTQGPGLMGSLLVGLCFAKGVCLSRDIPLLGVNHMDAHIYANFIDDTPNYPFVSLTVSGGHTQLVHVKDTFDHQLLGQTRDDAAGEAFDKIGKLLGLPYPAGPEVDKRSQHGDSRFHDFPQAMLDNNFEFSFSGLKTAVKYFLEDQEDRQQFLDDHLNDICASVSRAITDVLVKKLRNAVEHTKVESIVLAGGVSANSMLRSKAEELAAEQGVELYIPKLAYCTDNAAMIAITGHIMAEQGMYADMNLQPFASLSR, from the coding sequence ATGAATATCTTAGGTATCGAATCTTCTTGCGACGAAACAGCAGCCGCTGTTTATACCGATGATGGGCTCCAATCAAATATTATAGCCTCTCAGGCGGTGCATGAGCAGTACGGTGGAGTTGTGCCAGAGCTGGCTTCCCGTGCCCATCATAAAACGATCTGGCGGACTGTACAGCAAGCGATTGATGAAGCAGGTATCACTCTTTCTGATGTTGACGCCGTTGCTGTGACACAGGGGCCGGGCTTGATGGGATCGCTGTTAGTCGGGTTATGTTTTGCAAAGGGAGTATGTTTATCACGAGATATACCGCTTTTGGGTGTTAATCATATGGATGCGCATATTTATGCCAATTTCATAGATGATACCCCGAATTATCCGTTCGTATCACTTACAGTATCCGGTGGACATACCCAACTTGTGCATGTCAAAGATACTTTTGATCACCAGTTGCTGGGGCAAACGCGTGATGATGCGGCTGGTGAAGCTTTTGACAAGATTGGTAAACTGCTGGGGTTGCCTTATCCAGCGGGACCGGAAGTTGACAAACGTTCTCAGCATGGAGATTCCCGTTTTCATGATTTCCCCCAGGCTATGCTCGACAATAATTTTGAGTTTAGTTTTTCGGGGCTCAAGACTGCGGTTAAATATTTTTTGGAGGACCAGGAAGACCGCCAACAATTTTTAGATGATCACCTGAATGATATTTGTGCCAGTGTATCCCGTGCAATTACTGATGTGTTGGTCAAAAAGTTGCGTAATGCAGTGGAGCATACAAAGGTAGAATCAATAGTGTTAGCGGGAGGGGTTTCAGCCAATTCCATGCTTCGATCGAAAGCAGAAGAGCTTGCGGCTGAACAAGGTGTTGAGCTTTATATCCCCAAGTTAGCTTACTGTACCGATAATGCAGCAATGATAGCTATAACCGGTCACATAATGGCCGAACAAGGGATGTATGCAGATATGAACTTGCAACCGTTTGCAAGTTTAAGCAGATAG
- a CDS encoding TonB-dependent receptor, giving the protein MNRSTPIKLLSFFMIAMLLGMAHIPATAKAELDNADIQISGTVVEAESGEPLGGVNVRVKDKVIGTSTNADGEFSLSASVDPPLVLVVSIIGFQTQEITIEKNSVSDLRIEMQEASVLGDEVVVSASRVKENRLEAPAAIEKIDAIGIQQSASPSFYESLANLKGVDFSTQSITFNSVNTRGFGANGNNRFVQLIDGIDNQAPGLNFPVGNVVGISDIDLESAELIPGVASALYGPNAINGILLLKSKSPFDYQGLTVNVTTGANHVDSQVEDPSIYQDYSLRYADVINDKLGYKLTFSYLRAQDFVAQDTRDRSSAAQGIVERGATSRNGNRVYDGVNVYGQPLLTVGGVADQVIANGGPQAAQLSAIRSLLPDGEAGAFTPTGFTESSFVDNTAKSLKLGGALHYRLTNDLELLGQFNYGKGSTVYTANDRFVLDDFSIWTAKTELTSKNFFVRAYMTREDAGNTYAANTMGSLINSETFIPAYVGAFANARTQGATVEQAHAQARVKGNQAQPKPGTPKFQNLFNQFRDTPISQGGAKFLDESGLIHAETQYNFADLIDPSKIEVIAGGNIRRYDLKSDGTLFALKDNGEEFNIDEFGAYLQLSKDILDEKLDLQGSIRYDKNEYFEGQLSPRISMVYTIAGNHNIRGSFQRGFRIPTTQTQFIDLDVVDRRLIGSNPKLRERYNFESNTVYSTESILAARNALDQGQSASAARGLLEPVQFEDLKTEKVSTYEVGYKSLIADRLLVDAYYYYSSYSDFIAEIDFTQAIPNGLRQDPGSFDPNSNSGQDAIINQTVPTQRYGYDVNADGTVESQGFAVEMEYALNGGYKIGGNVAYNDLISQEDLTQQGFRASYNTPEWRYNLKVENRKLTDNVGFNVVYRWQDAFLWESSYGSGIVDSYGTLDAQVSYTLSKYNTRIKLSGSNILNQKYTTSIGNPRIGAIYLLSFTFDQFLN; this is encoded by the coding sequence ATGAATAGATCGACACCTATCAAACTGTTAAGCTTTTTTATGATTGCCATGCTTTTGGGAATGGCTCATATCCCGGCTACAGCAAAAGCCGAACTCGACAATGCTGATATCCAAATTTCCGGTACTGTTGTGGAAGCCGAATCAGGTGAACCGCTCGGCGGGGTCAACGTCCGCGTTAAGGATAAAGTCATCGGCACCTCTACCAATGCAGATGGTGAATTTTCACTATCAGCAAGTGTAGACCCTCCGCTTGTATTGGTCGTAAGCATTATTGGATTTCAAACGCAGGAAATCACTATTGAAAAAAACTCTGTTTCTGATCTTAGAATAGAAATGCAAGAAGCTTCCGTTCTAGGTGACGAAGTTGTAGTTTCTGCTTCCAGGGTCAAAGAAAATAGGCTGGAGGCACCTGCAGCAATTGAAAAAATTGATGCTATCGGTATACAGCAATCGGCTTCTCCCAGCTTTTATGAGTCATTGGCTAATTTAAAAGGCGTAGATTTTAGTACGCAAAGTATTACCTTTAACTCTGTCAATACGCGTGGTTTTGGTGCTAATGGTAATAACCGTTTTGTCCAGCTTATTGATGGAATTGATAACCAAGCTCCCGGACTCAACTTTCCCGTGGGTAATGTGGTTGGAATTTCAGATATTGATTTGGAAAGTGCTGAACTTATTCCCGGCGTGGCCTCGGCTCTGTATGGGCCTAATGCCATTAACGGAATTTTGCTGCTTAAAAGTAAAAGTCCGTTTGACTATCAGGGACTCACCGTCAACGTGACCACCGGTGCTAATCATGTAGATTCCCAGGTAGAAGACCCATCAATTTACCAAGATTATTCACTACGGTACGCTGATGTTATCAATGACAAACTAGGGTATAAATTAACGTTCTCGTATCTACGGGCCCAAGATTTTGTTGCCCAAGATACCCGTGACCGTAGCTCTGCAGCACAAGGTATTGTAGAACGAGGAGCAACTTCGCGAAACGGCAATCGTGTGTATGACGGTGTGAATGTATATGGACAACCACTCTTAACCGTTGGAGGCGTAGCTGATCAGGTTATTGCCAATGGCGGCCCCCAAGCTGCGCAACTTTCAGCTATCCGCTCATTACTGCCCGATGGCGAAGCCGGAGCCTTTACTCCAACCGGTTTTACTGAATCATCTTTTGTTGATAATACTGCTAAAAGCCTGAAATTAGGCGGAGCTCTTCACTATCGGCTAACCAATGATCTTGAGCTCTTGGGCCAATTTAATTATGGAAAGGGAAGCACGGTTTACACCGCCAATGACCGTTTTGTGCTTGATGATTTTAGCATTTGGACAGCAAAAACAGAGCTTACAAGTAAAAATTTCTTTGTTCGCGCATATATGACACGTGAGGATGCCGGTAATACGTACGCTGCTAACACGATGGGAAGCCTTATTAATTCTGAAACATTTATCCCCGCTTATGTAGGTGCCTTTGCAAATGCCCGAACTCAGGGAGCCACGGTTGAACAAGCCCACGCCCAGGCACGGGTAAAAGGTAATCAGGCTCAGCCCAAACCGGGTACTCCAAAGTTTCAAAATCTATTTAATCAATTTAGGGATACCCCTATTTCGCAAGGTGGAGCAAAATTCCTGGATGAATCTGGTCTTATTCACGCTGAAACCCAGTATAATTTCGCTGATCTTATTGATCCGTCTAAAATCGAAGTCATTGCCGGCGGTAATATAAGGCGATATGATCTAAAGTCAGATGGAACCCTCTTTGCTCTCAAAGACAATGGGGAAGAATTTAATATAGACGAGTTTGGCGCTTATCTACAGCTTTCAAAAGATATCCTGGATGAAAAACTCGACCTTCAGGGTTCTATTCGATATGATAAAAACGAATATTTTGAGGGACAACTGTCACCCCGTATTTCGATGGTTTACACTATTGCCGGTAATCACAATATCCGCGGTTCATTCCAGCGCGGTTTCCGCATTCCCACAACTCAAACCCAGTTTATTGATCTGGATGTTGTTGACCGTCGCCTGATCGGGAGCAATCCCAAACTTCGGGAACGGTATAATTTCGAGTCTAATACAGTATATTCCACTGAAAGCATTCTAGCCGCCCGTAATGCACTAGACCAGGGACAAAGTGCCTCTGCTGCGCGTGGCCTGCTAGAACCCGTGCAATTTGAAGACCTTAAAACTGAAAAAGTAAGCACCTACGAGGTAGGATATAAATCGCTTATTGCCGACCGCCTGCTTGTTGATGCTTATTATTACTACAGCTCTTATTCTGATTTTATTGCCGAAATTGACTTTACACAAGCTATCCCCAATGGTTTACGACAAGATCCCGGTTCTTTTGATCCAAATAGCAATAGCGGACAAGATGCCATCATCAATCAAACCGTACCTACACAACGCTACGGATATGATGTAAACGCAGATGGCACAGTGGAATCACAGGGATTTGCCGTTGAGATGGAATATGCACTTAACGGAGGCTACAAGATTGGCGGTAATGTTGCCTACAACGATCTAATATCCCAAGAGGATCTTACCCAACAGGGATTCCGCGCAAGCTATAATACCCCTGAATGGCGATATAATTTAAAGGTCGAAAATCGTAAGCTTACCGATAATGTAGGCTTTAATGTAGTATATCGCTGGCAAGATGCCTTTCTCTGGGAGTCTTCTTATGGTTCCGGCATTGTAGATTCCTATGGAACACTTGATGCGCAGGTGAGTTACACCCTGTCAAAATATAATACGCGCATTAAATTAAGCGGGAGTAACATCCTCAATCAAAAATATACTACGTCGATTGGAAACCCGCGAATCGGCGCTATTTACCTGCTTTCTTTCACATTTGATCAATTTCTGAACTAA
- the nadA gene encoding quinolinate synthase NadA yields MATKTKTEELVDEIQKLKEERNALILGHNYMVPEVQDTVDFLGSSLQLAHQAADTDVDVIIFCGVHFMAETASIIAPDKRVLIPDLDAGCSLADSITVEQLREWKAQHPDAVVVSYVNTTAAVKAESDYCCTSSNAVDVVNSISEEKEILFLPDKFLGGYVEMVTGRDLTIWDGACHVHEKIGEVNLSEKQEEHPEAEMLIHPECGCSTSCMMKSAMYFDCEDGHIHSTGGMLEQAQKSDSDEFVVATETGILHRMRKENPDKKFHPANEDAVCEYMKMITLEKLHDSLKYDQHEVKVPEELAKRAHLPIERMLSIA; encoded by the coding sequence ATGGCTACTAAGACAAAGACAGAAGAACTCGTTGATGAGATTCAAAAACTAAAAGAAGAGCGCAATGCTCTAATTTTGGGCCATAATTATATGGTGCCCGAAGTACAGGATACGGTCGACTTTCTCGGCAGCTCACTTCAACTAGCGCACCAGGCGGCGGATACAGACGTTGATGTAATTATATTTTGTGGCGTCCATTTTATGGCTGAGACGGCGTCTATTATTGCTCCGGATAAACGAGTGCTGATTCCCGATCTGGATGCCGGATGTTCGTTGGCCGACAGCATTACGGTTGAGCAGCTTCGCGAATGGAAAGCTCAACATCCCGATGCGGTGGTTGTTTCATATGTAAATACTACCGCTGCGGTTAAAGCCGAATCTGATTATTGTTGTACTTCTTCTAATGCCGTTGATGTAGTAAATAGTATTTCTGAGGAAAAAGAAATTCTTTTTCTGCCTGATAAATTCTTGGGTGGATATGTCGAAATGGTTACCGGACGTGATCTTACCATTTGGGACGGTGCATGTCATGTACACGAAAAAATCGGGGAAGTGAATCTATCCGAAAAGCAAGAGGAACATCCCGAAGCTGAAATGCTGATTCATCCCGAGTGTGGCTGTTCTACTTCATGTATGATGAAATCTGCCATGTATTTTGATTGTGAAGATGGACATATCCACTCTACCGGCGGAATGCTGGAGCAGGCACAGAAATCCGATTCGGATGAATTTGTAGTAGCTACAGAGACCGGCATTTTGCACCGTATGCGCAAAGAGAATCCCGATAAAAAATTCCATCCTGCCAACGAAGATGCAGTTTGTGAATATATGAAGATGATTACGCTCGAAAAGCTGCATGATTCGCTTAAATATGATCAGCACGAAGTAAAAGTGCCTGAAGAGTTAGCTAAGAGAGCTCATTTACCTATCGAACGGATGCTGAGTATTGCGTAG
- the nadC gene encoding carboxylating nicotinate-nucleotide diphosphorylase, with amino-acid sequence MKELAVHNIDEQALETLIARAFEEDIRSGDVTTDSIVNPQKQAKAVWQSKDEGIVAGLPVARMVFQKLDSNLEWYPVVEDSSLIKPGADIVKIQGQARAVLTAERIALNLVQRISGIATITRKYVEAVKEYDTQILDTRKTVPGLRTLDKYAVAAGGGGNHRMGLFDLAMIKDNHIVAAGDIAKAVKNVRTNNPEIRIEVETKTLNQVKEALDAGADIIMLDNMNIDQMSEAVHLVGDSAETEASGGITLETVAKVAATGVDFISVGALTHSVAAFDISQQLQEIF; translated from the coding sequence ATGAAGGAATTAGCAGTACATAATATTGACGAGCAGGCATTAGAAACACTCATTGCCCGAGCATTTGAAGAAGATATTCGTAGTGGAGATGTGACAACTGATTCCATCGTCAATCCGCAAAAACAAGCTAAGGCAGTTTGGCAATCAAAAGATGAAGGCATCGTGGCCGGATTGCCTGTTGCGCGTATGGTATTCCAGAAGCTGGATAGTAATTTAGAATGGTATCCGGTGGTAGAAGATAGTTCTTTAATAAAACCGGGAGCAGATATTGTAAAAATACAGGGGCAGGCACGAGCAGTACTCACGGCTGAGCGCATTGCACTAAATTTGGTACAGCGGATATCGGGCATCGCGACGATCACCCGGAAATATGTTGAAGCAGTTAAAGAATATGACACCCAAATTTTAGATACCCGTAAAACAGTGCCGGGTCTGCGTACGCTGGATAAATATGCTGTTGCGGCAGGAGGTGGGGGGAATCACCGGATGGGATTGTTTGATTTAGCGATGATCAAGGATAACCATATTGTTGCCGCCGGAGATATTGCAAAAGCAGTTAAAAACGTACGAACCAACAATCCAGAGATACGAATTGAAGTAGAAACCAAAACTCTTAATCAAGTAAAGGAAGCCCTTGATGCCGGAGCTGATATTATTATGTTAGACAATATGAATATTGATCAGATGTCCGAAGCAGTACACTTAGTTGGAGATTCTGCCGAGACTGAAGCTTCTGGTGGTATTACGCTTGAAACAGTGGCGAAAGTGGCTGCAACTGGCGTAGATTTTATTTCTGTAGGAGCATTAACACATTCGGTTGCGGCTTTTGATATTAGTCAGCAATTACAAGAAATTTTTTAA
- the pyrF gene encoding orotidine-5'-phosphate decarboxylase translates to MNFKSKLGKAIGQAKSTLCVGLDPNLDLLPNAITDKEIPPAQQVEQFLKTVIDVTTEHCAAYKPNLGFFEALGSEGWTTFGKVLSHIPNDKIVIADAKRGDISSTAEHYAKAFWNRKKIDALTLNPLMGFETLDPFLKESSKGIYVLALTSNPGAKDILLRKLSSGQTVSEVIANQLKEKQRKSDTSIGMVVGATKAEQLTPVISSFPEAPLLIPGVGKQGGSINALANTLENHNGLPLINSSRSIIYAGNDTANWQQDVAASAENLKNKLAPITQRYV, encoded by the coding sequence ATGAATTTCAAATCAAAACTTGGCAAAGCCATTGGTCAGGCAAAATCCACCCTTTGTGTGGGGCTTGATCCTAATCTTGATTTACTTCCAAATGCAATCACCGACAAAGAGATTCCACCGGCTCAGCAAGTTGAGCAATTTCTCAAAACGGTAATTGATGTCACCACCGAACATTGTGCCGCTTACAAACCAAATCTCGGCTTTTTTGAGGCTTTGGGCAGCGAAGGGTGGACAACATTTGGAAAAGTTTTATCGCATATTCCCAATGATAAAATTGTCATTGCCGATGCCAAGCGCGGCGATATCAGCTCTACGGCAGAACACTATGCCAAAGCATTTTGGAACCGTAAAAAAATAGATGCCCTTACTCTTAACCCGCTAATGGGCTTTGAAACACTGGATCCTTTTCTTAAAGAGTCATCTAAAGGAATTTACGTACTTGCGTTGACTTCCAATCCCGGGGCGAAAGATATTTTGCTTCGTAAGCTTTCATCCGGACAAACAGTATCAGAAGTAATTGCAAATCAGTTGAAGGAAAAACAACGAAAAAGCGATACTTCTATTGGCATGGTTGTGGGCGCAACAAAAGCTGAGCAATTAACACCCGTAATCTCATCCTTTCCCGAAGCACCATTACTTATTCCGGGTGTGGGTAAGCAAGGGGGGTCCATCAATGCCCTTGCCAATACGCTAGAGAATCACAATGGGCTCCCGCTCATCAATTCCAGCAGAAGCATTATTTATGCCGGCAACGATACCGCAAATTGGCAACAAGATGTTGCTGCATCAGCCGAAAATCTTAAAAATAAATTAGCCCCTATTACCCAACGATATGTCTAA
- a CDS encoding SGNH/GDSL hydrolase family protein gives MKSFLKTTLFIIGAALFISACEGQTDSLTNDRLEENPVPDQVTADAGDADFSNYVAIGNSLTAGFMDGALYNLGQQNSIPALLADKLSLAGAPDEFNQPDINSERGYNQSATTQGGPILGRFKLDTQAEAPSPTLDGELPTAFTGDKSALDNFGVPGITVGQLLTSATGGPDDPSNPAFNPYYQRFASAPGSSTILEDAISTQPTFFTLWIGNNDVLGYAISGASNPAILTSNSDFQTRFNGVVNNLMGNTQAKGVVVNIPPFLGLPYFRAVPYNAIELGSTEAQQLDQKFDQQLNPVLDAVAANFPHTQAEIDARKVHYQQGANPILVNDPSLDDLEDEFDQLQSMNVITAQERAALVPYEQSRPLTVVNGKPELVTLPTGSALGQEANPSNQRPETIGVITPLGYQPASVQEPLPCTQAAGDECYLTLTEQQQIEQKRGTFNGYIQSAVNSYGNRLALYNTNAPKGAFADMFGLAPGDSPGITVDGVDLAPDFSPGGVLSLDGIHPNPRGNGILTNEIITVIENEFNANIPKVDVLNLPSVQLCDGNCVSQQSGGS, from the coding sequence ATGAAATCTTTTCTAAAAACTACGTTATTTATTATCGGCGCTGCGCTCTTCATCTCTGCATGCGAAGGCCAGACTGATTCCTTGACTAACGATCGCCTCGAAGAAAATCCTGTACCTGACCAAGTTACAGCTGATGCAGGAGATGCCGATTTTTCTAACTATGTAGCTATTGGTAATTCGCTGACAGCCGGCTTCATGGACGGCGCACTCTATAATCTGGGACAACAAAACTCCATCCCCGCCCTACTGGCAGATAAGCTGTCGCTGGCTGGAGCACCCGATGAATTTAATCAGCCTGACATTAACTCGGAGCGGGGTTATAACCAATCTGCTACTACGCAGGGAGGTCCTATATTAGGCCGATTTAAGCTCGATACCCAAGCTGAAGCCCCATCCCCAACATTAGACGGGGAACTGCCAACAGCATTTACCGGAGACAAAAGCGCACTGGATAACTTTGGTGTACCGGGCATTACAGTAGGCCAACTGCTTACATCAGCTACCGGCGGTCCAGACGATCCATCTAATCCCGCATTTAACCCCTATTATCAACGTTTCGCATCTGCACCGGGCTCTTCTACCATACTTGAGGATGCCATCAGCACTCAGCCCACATTCTTTACACTCTGGATTGGCAACAATGATGTACTGGGATATGCCATTAGCGGTGCATCAAATCCTGCTATACTTACCTCTAATTCTGACTTCCAAACACGATTTAACGGCGTAGTTAACAACCTGATGGGAAACACACAAGCAAAAGGAGTAGTAGTCAATATTCCGCCATTCCTGGGTCTCCCCTATTTCCGAGCCGTACCATATAATGCCATAGAATTGGGATCAACAGAAGCCCAACAGCTTGACCAGAAATTTGACCAACAGCTTAACCCTGTGCTTGATGCAGTAGCAGCTAATTTTCCACATACACAGGCCGAAATAGACGCCCGAAAAGTTCATTACCAACAGGGCGCAAACCCTATTTTAGTGAATGATCCCAGTCTTGACGATCTGGAAGATGAGTTCGATCAACTACAATCAATGAATGTCATCACTGCTCAAGAAAGAGCAGCACTAGTACCTTATGAACAATCACGCCCGTTAACTGTTGTTAATGGCAAACCCGAACTTGTAACCTTGCCAACAGGTTCTGCTCTGGGACAAGAAGCAAACCCATCGAACCAACGTCCGGAAACAATTGGCGTTATAACGCCTTTGGGATATCAGCCAGCCAGCGTACAAGAACCCCTTCCCTGTACCCAAGCAGCAGGTGATGAATGTTACCTAACCCTGACCGAGCAACAACAAATCGAGCAAAAACGCGGAACATTTAATGGATACATTCAAAGTGCTGTAAACTCATACGGTAACCGATTGGCCCTATATAACACCAATGCACCGAAAGGAGCTTTTGCTGATATGTTTGGCCTTGCACCCGGCGACAGTCCGGGCATTACGGTTGACGGTGTTGATTTGGCTCCCGATTTTTCTCCCGGTGGAGTTCTATCACTGGATGGGATCCATCCTAATCCCCGGGGTAACGGTATCCTCACAAATGAAATCATTACCGTTATTGAAAATGAATTTAACGCCAACATTCCAAAAGTAGATGTACTAAATCTACCGAGTGTACAACTTTGTGACGGTAATTGTGTGAGCCAGCAAAGCGGAGGATCATAA
- the rnhA gene encoding ribonuclease HI, translating into MSKKTPKTVIVFTDGACSGNPGPGGWGALLQWNGEEKELSGGASHTTNNRMEMRAVIEALNALNQPCTVKIHSDSALIVNAFKQGWIDAWLKRGWKKADKKPVENRDLWEEILDAMKPHTVKWIKVKGHSGNERNERVDQLAVEASKKFQ; encoded by the coding sequence ATGTCTAAAAAAACTCCAAAAACGGTCATTGTATTCACGGATGGTGCCTGCAGCGGAAACCCAGGTCCCGGCGGATGGGGCGCATTGCTACAGTGGAATGGCGAGGAAAAAGAGCTTAGTGGCGGAGCATCACACACTACTAATAACCGTATGGAGATGCGCGCCGTCATCGAGGCGCTGAATGCCCTTAACCAACCATGCACAGTTAAAATTCACAGCGACAGTGCGCTTATTGTTAATGCTTTCAAACAGGGATGGATTGACGCATGGCTAAAACGCGGATGGAAAAAAGCTGATAAAAAACCAGTTGAAAATCGGGATCTTTGGGAAGAAATACTTGATGCCATGAAACCCCATACTGTAAAATGGATAAAGGTAAAAGGGCATTCCGGAAATGAGCGGAATGAGCGAGTAGATCAGTTGGCAGTAGAAGCCTCAAAGAAATTTCAGTAA
- the nadB gene encoding L-aspartate oxidase, with protein sequence MNSTTLETDFCVIGSGAAGLHAALHASEYGSVTVVTKSRLETSSSYWAQGGIAAVLNNDDSFQSHEEDTLAAGRNFCNKSAVDVLVKEGARQVQQLIDKGMPFDRTNGHLDLGLEGGHTNRRVLHANGAATGKALVEFLIERVRKKSNIRILEEAFVYQILTDRERCSGARAYLYQQDQLITIQSPVTILASGGYSGLYSRTTNPHTSTGDGLWLAYNAGAVLRDLEFIQFHPTAFYAEEGSSFLISEALRGEGARLYNQAGERFMGAYPQKELAPRDVVARQILDQIHKQDESYVLLDVSHLDADVLRDHFPNLLQKIANQGIDVTEQGIPVAPAAHYCIGGVATDLNSKTSVNGLYACGEVAANGVHGANRLASNSLLECLVFSKRAVDHAASWGVEKPSMVSPHSFDIDDHFAEQFSDVQQQVSALLTKYIGIERHAEGMRKALQAIRNIQSSLFSDEHEYYGIRARGMLHIAEMIASAALQRQESRGVHQRSDFTSPSNSQAHIEYQKENPQLVS encoded by the coding sequence GTGAACAGCACTACCCTCGAAACAGATTTTTGTGTTATCGGTAGCGGAGCCGCAGGCCTGCATGCAGCCCTGCATGCCAGCGAATACGGTAGCGTTACGGTCGTGACCAAATCGCGCCTAGAAACAAGTAGTAGCTACTGGGCTCAGGGAGGTATCGCAGCTGTATTAAATAATGACGATAGTTTTCAAAGTCATGAAGAAGATACCTTGGCAGCTGGTCGTAATTTCTGTAACAAATCAGCTGTGGATGTACTCGTCAAAGAAGGGGCCCGGCAGGTACAACAGCTCATTGATAAAGGTATGCCTTTTGATCGGACGAACGGTCACCTTGATCTTGGCCTCGAAGGCGGGCATACCAATCGGCGCGTACTTCATGCCAACGGTGCGGCGACAGGCAAGGCATTGGTCGAATTTTTGATTGAGCGTGTTCGCAAAAAATCGAATATTCGCATTCTGGAAGAAGCTTTCGTTTATCAGATTTTAACAGATCGAGAAAGATGTTCCGGAGCACGAGCTTATTTATATCAACAGGATCAGTTGATAACGATTCAAAGTCCGGTGACGATTTTAGCCTCCGGCGGATATTCGGGATTATATAGTCGGACCACAAATCCCCATACTTCCACCGGAGATGGACTCTGGTTGGCCTATAATGCCGGAGCGGTACTGCGGGATTTAGAGTTTATTCAATTTCATCCTACCGCCTTTTATGCCGAGGAGGGGTCTAGCTTCTTAATTAGTGAAGCTTTGCGCGGAGAAGGAGCTCGTTTGTATAATCAAGCCGGTGAACGGTTTATGGGAGCGTATCCTCAAAAAGAGTTGGCACCCCGTGATGTAGTAGCACGACAAATATTAGATCAAATTCATAAGCAGGATGAGAGTTACGTCTTGCTGGATGTAAGTCATCTCGATGCGGATGTGCTTAGAGATCATTTCCCAAACTTATTGCAAAAGATTGCTAATCAAGGTATTGATGTTACTGAACAGGGTATCCCTGTAGCTCCTGCCGCCCATTATTGTATTGGAGGTGTAGCTACTGATTTGAATTCGAAGACCTCAGTTAATGGATTATATGCCTGTGGTGAAGTGGCCGCCAATGGTGTACACGGGGCCAATCGATTGGCTAGTAATTCGTTACTCGAATGTTTAGTGTTTAGCAAGCGGGCTGTTGACCATGCAGCAAGTTGGGGAGTAGAAAAACCAAGTATGGTTTCCCCTCATTCTTTTGATATTGATGATCATTTTGCTGAACAATTTTCGGATGTACAACAGCAAGTATCTGCATTATTAACTAAATATATTGGCATTGAACGTCACGCAGAAGGTATGAGAAAAGCATTGCAGGCGATTCGTAATATACAGAGCAGTCTTTTCTCAGATGAGCATGAATATTATGGAATACGGGCACGAGGAATGCTACACATAGCAGAAATGATTGCATCTGCGGCACTTCAGCGCCAAGAAAGCCGGGGTGTGCATCAGCGCAGTGACTTTACTTCCCCGAGTAATAGCCAAGCGCATATCGAGTATCAAAAAGAAAATCCCCAGCTTGTATCATAA